From Parasphaerochaeta coccoides DSM 17374, a single genomic window includes:
- a CDS encoding IS30 family transposase, with amino-acid sequence MAKNHLTLSERIRIEGMVSQGISFARIAKELGKDRSTVSREVRRHPKEKKSGGYSRRFNDCRKRTGCPASGNCDDPGCRRERCSGCAAGCSRKLCPTYEQEICGKLRVVPYVCNACVDRSRCTLTKVFYEATHAQKEYLEDLSASRSGLAITEEEARAIQQIISPLLAQGQSLYSINQRHGQLIMRSTKTLYTYVNAGVFPDIGNIDLPRKVTYRRRKRKDGHQYKGDRRYRVGRTKEDFDAFMRERGNLSPVQMDTVEGPRSERRCLLTLQFTSCSVQLAFLREAHDAASVRAVFASLRQRLGDGFPLLFPVILTDNGSEFSCPEALETDGQGELLTRVFYCHPMACWEKAACENNHALIRRILPKGRTFSDLTQQKVDMMMNHVNSYPRAQYGGKSAYEMFVFLYGQELAQRIGLENVPTRNITLKPVLID; translated from the coding sequence ATGGCGAAGAATCATCTGACGTTGAGTGAGAGAATCAGAATAGAGGGGATGGTGTCCCAAGGAATCAGTTTTGCCCGGATAGCCAAGGAACTGGGCAAGGATCGCTCTACGGTGTCGCGGGAAGTGCGCCGGCACCCGAAGGAAAAGAAATCGGGAGGCTACAGCCGGCGTTTCAACGACTGTCGCAAGAGGACGGGATGTCCGGCCAGTGGGAACTGTGACGATCCGGGGTGCCGCAGAGAGAGGTGCAGCGGGTGTGCCGCGGGCTGTTCGCGGAAGCTGTGCCCCACCTACGAGCAGGAAATCTGCGGGAAACTGCGGGTCGTGCCGTATGTGTGCAATGCGTGTGTGGACAGGAGCCGCTGTACGCTGACGAAGGTCTTCTACGAGGCGACGCACGCGCAGAAGGAGTATCTGGAGGACCTGTCCGCGAGCAGGTCAGGTCTTGCCATTACGGAAGAGGAGGCCCGGGCCATCCAGCAGATCATCTCACCTCTGCTCGCCCAGGGCCAGAGCCTGTACAGCATCAACCAGAGGCACGGACAGCTCATCATGCGTTCGACCAAGACGCTGTACACGTATGTGAATGCGGGAGTCTTTCCCGACATAGGGAACATCGACCTGCCCCGCAAGGTCACCTATCGCAGACGCAAGAGGAAGGACGGGCATCAGTACAAGGGGGACAGGCGCTATCGTGTCGGAAGGACCAAGGAAGACTTCGACGCCTTCATGCGGGAGAGGGGAAATCTCTCTCCGGTTCAGATGGACACGGTGGAAGGACCCCGCTCAGAACGCAGGTGCCTGCTGACGTTGCAGTTCACCTCCTGTTCGGTGCAGCTGGCCTTCCTGAGGGAAGCACATGACGCGGCCTCGGTACGTGCGGTGTTTGCCTCCCTCCGCCAGCGGCTGGGAGACGGCTTCCCTCTGCTGTTTCCCGTCATCCTGACGGACAACGGTTCCGAGTTCTCCTGCCCGGAGGCACTGGAGACCGATGGGCAGGGAGAGCTTCTCACCCGTGTGTTCTACTGTCATCCGATGGCGTGCTGGGAAAAGGCCGCCTGTGAGAACAACCATGCCCTTATCAGGAGAATACTCCCCAAGGGGCGCACGTTCTCGGATCTGACGCAGCAGAAGGTGGACATGATGATGAACCATGTCAATTCCTATCCGCGGGCCCAGTACGGCGGCAAGTCCGCCTACGAGATGTTCGTCTTTCTCTATGGGCAAGAACTGGCACAAAGAATCGGGCTTGAGAATGTTCCCACTCGGAATATTACCCTCAAGCCCGTCCTGATCGACTAG
- a CDS encoding amino acid ABC transporter permease, producing the protein MKNPYDKEGADGVLPVPHPKKIQPSQTFQDKPTGHTSLQMTDGVLIPRKDNHHVFTSWRITFFAALVLLACLVIFIPDPYRKIFTVTVSGIPVTFQVTVFAIILSVVIGVLAGLGAVSKSRVINLISGVYVELIRGIPLLVQLIFIYFAVGRFINVEGVVAAIIALGICFGAYMGEIIRAGIQAIPKGQMEAAIALGLTRTQAFRSVILPQTIKIVLPAIGNEFISMLKDSSLVSTLALSDILRRGREYISRTFLSLETMLIVALIYLIITLVLSRLVGILEERLHQNG; encoded by the coding sequence ATGAAGAATCCCTATGACAAGGAAGGTGCGGACGGTGTCCTGCCCGTACCCCATCCCAAGAAAATCCAACCGTCACAGACGTTTCAGGATAAACCAACCGGACATACTTCTTTACAGATGACCGATGGTGTCCTGATACCCCGCAAGGACAACCATCATGTATTCACTTCATGGCGCATCACCTTCTTCGCCGCGCTGGTGCTTCTTGCTTGTCTGGTGATTTTCATTCCGGATCCTTATCGGAAAATATTTACTGTCACAGTGTCAGGCATACCGGTGACTTTCCAAGTGACGGTCTTCGCAATCATCCTGTCGGTGGTCATCGGCGTCCTCGCTGGTCTTGGAGCGGTAAGTAAAAGCCGTGTAATCAATCTAATCAGCGGTGTATACGTTGAGCTGATTCGCGGCATCCCTCTCCTTGTCCAGTTGATTTTCATTTATTTTGCGGTCGGACGTTTCATCAATGTAGAAGGCGTGGTGGCGGCTATCATAGCCTTGGGCATCTGCTTCGGGGCTTACATGGGAGAAATAATTCGGGCAGGCATCCAGGCCATCCCGAAAGGTCAGATGGAGGCGGCCATCGCCTTGGGTCTGACAAGAACCCAGGCATTCCGTTCCGTCATCCTCCCCCAGACAATCAAGATTGTCCTGCCTGCAATTGGCAATGAGTTCATCTCCATGCTCAAGGATTCGTCACTGGTTTCTACCCTTGCTTTAAGTGATATCCTCCGGCGCGGACGAGAATACATTTCCCGCACTTTTCTTTCCTTGGAAACAATGCTTATCGTGGCATTGATTTATCTCATCATCACCCTCGTGCTTTCCCGTCTTGTCGGAATCCTTGAGGAAAGGCTTCACCAAAATGGCTAG
- a CDS encoding amino acid ABC transporter ATP-binding protein: MARIEIKNLYKTFDSKNTAVHAVRNASLTVENGEVVVIIGPSGSGKSTLLRTVNRLEIPTSGEIWIDEEDVTKPSVDIRKIREEVGMVFQNFNLFPHLTSLENITLALLRVKKMNQKAADDLGRQLLTRVGLTEKADVHPAQLSGGQQQRVAIARALAMQPKVMLFDEPTSALDPEMIKEVLDVMLDLAESGMTMLLVTHEMGFARAAADKVVFMDAGEIVETGSPEQIFEHPANARTKLFLDHIL, from the coding sequence ATGGCTAGAATTGAAATCAAGAATCTTTATAAGACATTCGACTCAAAGAACACAGCGGTTCATGCTGTCAGAAACGCATCCCTGACCGTAGAGAATGGCGAAGTCGTCGTCATCATCGGCCCATCAGGCAGCGGGAAAAGTACTCTCCTCAGAACCGTCAATCGGTTGGAAATCCCTACATCAGGTGAAATCTGGATTGATGAAGAAGACGTGACGAAGCCGAGCGTGGACATACGCAAGATACGGGAAGAAGTCGGCATGGTGTTCCAGAATTTCAACTTGTTCCCGCATTTGACATCATTGGAGAATATCACGCTTGCGCTTCTGCGGGTAAAGAAAATGAACCAGAAGGCCGCTGATGACCTTGGCCGCCAGCTTCTTACCCGCGTAGGACTCACGGAAAAAGCTGACGTCCATCCTGCCCAGCTCTCCGGGGGACAGCAGCAGCGAGTCGCCATTGCGCGAGCCTTGGCCATGCAGCCCAAGGTCATGCTGTTTGACGAACCGACCAGTGCCCTGGATCCTGAGATGATCAAGGAAGTCCTGGATGTCATGCTTGACCTTGCGGAAAGTGGGATGACTATGTTGCTTGTAACCCATGAAATGGGTTTTGCCCGTGCAGCCGCAGACAAGGTAGTGTTTATGGATGCGGGAGAAATCGTCGAAACCGGCTCTCCTGAACAGATATTCGAGCATCCTGCCAACGCCCGCACAAAACTGTTTCTGGATCATATCCTGTAA
- a CDS encoding basic amino acid ABC transporter substrate-binding protein has product MRKTHAIIIGILILCIGGLLFGQGSRESTKTSYVIAHDATWPPLEFIDENGVLVGFEIDLVKEVARRTGITFESRNVAWDGIFAGLLNKQYDAIASSVTITAERQKQFDFTVPVLRVTQSIMVRTNAQALKTPDDLKFRKVGVQIGTTGGYAIEGIEGIQVLSYDEIGFAVEDLLNGKVDAVVCDSIIASDFVLSNPSYSGRLTVSGTASSDTEELAWVVVKGNTSLRDLLSSTLEAMEADGTTAALKKKWNII; this is encoded by the coding sequence ATGAGAAAGACACATGCAATAATCATTGGAATTCTGATTCTATGCATTGGCGGCCTTCTTTTCGGACAAGGTTCACGAGAATCAACAAAGACATCATATGTCATTGCTCATGATGCGACATGGCCTCCACTTGAATTCATTGATGAAAATGGAGTTTTGGTCGGATTTGAAATTGATCTGGTCAAAGAAGTCGCCAGACGAACGGGCATTACCTTCGAAAGCCGCAATGTCGCATGGGATGGCATCTTCGCCGGTCTTTTGAACAAGCAGTATGATGCAATTGCATCCAGCGTCACCATAACTGCTGAAAGACAGAAACAGTTTGATTTCACAGTTCCTGTCCTGCGTGTCACACAATCTATCATGGTTCGTACTAACGCCCAAGCACTGAAAACCCCGGATGATTTGAAGTTCCGGAAAGTCGGCGTCCAGATTGGAACCACGGGCGGATATGCCATTGAAGGGATTGAGGGCATCCAAGTCCTTTCCTACGATGAAATAGGTTTTGCGGTCGAGGATCTGCTGAATGGGAAAGTCGATGCGGTCGTCTGTGATTCCATCATCGCCAGTGATTTCGTTCTGTCCAATCCCAGCTATTCAGGACGGCTCACTGTTTCCGGAACCGCCAGCTCTGACACCGAGGAACTCGCCTGGGTCGTGGTGAAAGGCAATACTTCTCTCCGTGACCTGCTGAGCTCCACACTTGAGGCCATGGAAGCGGACGGCACGACTGCTGCATTAAAGAAAAAATGGAATATTATTTAA